In Paludibaculum fermentans, the genomic stretch CACCCAAGGTCCGCGAGATGGACGATGCCGGCCTCTTCGACAAGCGCCTGCTCGCCCAATTCTTCGAACTCGGCCTGATGGGCATTGAGATCCCCGAGGAGTACGGCGGCCAGGGCGGCACGTTTCTCCAGGCGCTCATCGCCATTGAAGAGATCGCCGCCGTCGATCCCAGCGCAGGTGTGATTGTCGATGTCCAGAACACGCTGGTGAACAACGCCGTCGTGCGCTGGTCCACGCCGGAACAGAAGCGCCGCTGGCTGCCCCGGTTGGCGACGGACACCACTGCCTCGTACGCCCTCTCAGAAGCGGGAGCTGGTTCCGACGCCTTCGCCCTCACCACGCGCGCCGTCCTGGACGGCGACGATTACGTGATCACCGGACGCAAGCTCTGGATCACCAATGCCTACGAAGCCGGTCTTTACCTTGTCTTCGCCACGGTCAATCCCGAAGTGGGCTACAAGGGCATTACGTGCTTCGTCGTGGAACGCGGCATGCCCGGCTTCACCGTCGGCCGCAAAGAGGACAAGCTCGGCATTCGCGCCTCGTCCACCTGCGAACTGATCCTCGACTCCGTGCGCGTCCCCCGCGCCAATATTCTGGGTGAGATCGGCAAGGGCTACAAGATCGCCATCGAGACACTGAACGAGGGCCGCATCGGCATCGGAGCCCAGATGACCGGCCTCGCGCAGGGCGCGCTCACCCACTCCATCGCTTATGCCAGGCAGCGCAAGCAGTTCGGCAAGGCGATCGCCGAGTTCCAGGCGATTCAACTGGACCTGGCGCGCATGGCCACCGACGTCGAAACCTCGCGCCTGCTCGTCTATAACGCCGCCCGCCTGCGCGACTCCGGCCGGCCCTTCCTCCAGGAGGCGGCCATGGCCAAGTACTGGTCGTCCCAGGTGGCCGAAACGGTGGCGTCGCGTGCCGTCGAGATCTTCGGGGGCGTCGGCTTCACCAAGGATTACCCTGTGGAAAAGCTCTACCGGGACGCGAAGAT encodes the following:
- a CDS encoding acyl-CoA dehydrogenase produces the protein MTTEPAVRPLTVLSEDDQLFRDTIRQFARKELAPKVREMDDAGLFDKRLLAQFFELGLMGIEIPEEYGGQGGTFLQALIAIEEIAAVDPSAGVIVDVQNTLVNNAVVRWSTPEQKRRWLPRLATDTTASYALSEAGAGSDAFALTTRAVLDGDDYVITGRKLWITNAYEAGLYLVFATVNPEVGYKGITCFVVERGMPGFTVGRKEDKLGIRASSTCELILDSVRVPRANILGEIGKGYKIAIETLNEGRIGIGAQMTGLAQGALTHSIAYARQRKQFGKAIAEFQAIQLDLARMATDVETSRLLVYNAARLRDSGRPFLQEAAMAKYWSSQVAETVASRAVEIFGGVGFTKDYPVEKLYRDAKIGRIYEGTSNMQMLTIAKQLLS